The Thermus antranikianii DSM 12462 genome has a segment encoding these proteins:
- a CDS encoding cupin domain-containing protein, giving the protein MVGMKPVVKQGASVEARPVERGEKAFIQVLIGPEDGAPHFITRKFTILPGGRIPKHKHPSIEHEQYVLSGRMKIYLGDEVREVAAGQAVYIPPDTPHAYVNEGDEPVEFLCVIPKTNAYATEWLED; this is encoded by the coding sequence ATGGTCGGCATGAAGCCCGTGGTCAAGCAGGGGGCCAGCGTGGAGGCCCGTCCCGTGGAGCGGGGGGAGAAGGCCTTTATCCAGGTGCTCATCGGCCCTGAGGATGGAGCCCCCCACTTCATCACCCGCAAGTTCACCATCCTACCGGGGGGAAGGATTCCCAAGCACAAGCACCCCAGCATTGAGCACGAGCAATACGTGCTCTCTGGGCGCATGAAGATCTACCTGGGCGACGAGGTGAGGGAGGTGGCGGCTGGGCAGGCGGTCTATATTCCCCCGGACACGCCCCATGCCTATGTGAACGAGGGGGATGAGCCGGTGGAGTTCCTCTGCGTCATCCCCAAGACCAACGCCTACGCCACCGAGTGGCTGGAGGACTAG